The nucleotide sequence CAGAAACAACCCAAGTATTGTTTCTATGTAAAGCTTCAATTTCATTATTCATAACCTCAATCCACTTTGGATCTTTACAGGCTTCCTCATAAGATTGAGGTTCAACAGACTTATCAAGAGATGAACTGAAACATTTAACACTATCAATCATGTTTGAGTAATTACAGTAATTACTCATTGGATATCTAACTTTAAAATTAAGATCATAATCATTTAATTTAGTAGGAATATTTCTAACCCTACTTGACCTTCTTAAGTTCATCTGGTTGTCACCATCTGTGTTACTTTAATCATTGTTATTTTCAGAGTCAGAAGAAGTATTAGTGCCCTCAGGGTTAGTATCAGATTCACTTGAATCGGTGGTATCAATAATCTCAGTCTCCTCCTCTGGAGTATCAATGAGATTTTGATCACTGCCACTGTCTTCTTCAGTAATAACTCCCTcttcatcattgggactttgaGAAGTGTTTGGTTTTGATGACTCAGACTCAAAAAAGTTTATATGATCATTATCATTAGAAATATCAATAGCTTTTGATTTAAGTTTAAAAGGAAAAACTGTTTCATAAAATTTGACATCTCTAGAAAATATGATAGAATTTGACTCAAGACTTAGTAATTTATAACCTTTTTTGACATTTGAATAACCTAATAAAACACACTTTTCAGACTTACTactaaacttatcattattattaagtatactAGCAAAACACAGACATCCAAACACTCTCATATGGGAGAGACTGGGTTTAAACCCATAAATCATTTCAAAAGGAGATCTTCCATGTAACACAGATGAGGGCAGCCTGTTGATAATATAAGTTGCAGTTAGCACACAATCAGACCAATAGCACAAAGGTAAATTACTTTGAAATAACAAAGATCTAGCCACATTTAGTAAATGTCTATGCTTTCTATCAACAataccattttgttgaggagtgtaagCACAACTAGTCTGATGAACAGTACCATTTTCAACATAGAAATCTTCCATTTTTTTGTTAACAAATTTAGTTCCATTATCACttctacacattttcacatttacaTTGAATTGATTTTTTATTAGTTTAACAAAACTCAGAAGATTATCAAAAATATCACTTTTAGTTTTTAACAAATAAACCCAAACAGCTCTGGAAAAATCATCAACAATAGTCAATAAAAACTTAAATCCAGAATAACTATTTACCCTGTAAGGCCCCCATACATCTAGGTGAACTAATTCACCAATTTTTGAAGATGTATGATCACTCAAGGGAAATGGATCCCTTGATTGTTTAGTCTTATGACAAACATCACAAACATCATTGTCAGAATTAGGGTTAATCCCAATGCTATTCTTAAGGAGTTTAAGATCTTGAGTAGCAGGATGTCCTAATCTGCAGTGCCACAGAGAAGTAGAAGCATAACACATATCCTTTTTATTAGAATCAATACCTTTATCACAATCAAAAATATACAAGCCCCCTACTTCATTACCAATCCCTACAACCTTCCTTAGATCCAAATCCTAAATAAAACAGTTATTACTAGTGAAACTAATGAACATAGGATAATCTTTTGAAAGCTTATTAACAGACAGCAAGTTAACACAGTATCCAGGAATCGCAAGAACATCTTTTAGCACACAATTATTAGTTAAGTGAAGGTTACCAATTTTTTTAATTTTAGCAAGAGTACCATTTGGATGACCTACAGTCATATTTAATTTTGACCATCAAAAACATTGACTAAACCTTCACTTGAACCTGTCATATGTCTAGTTGCTCCAGAATCAATAATCCATTTGTTATTAAATTCATTGTTACTAGAACCATTTTGTTTAAAAAATGTATCAAACTTTGAGTTAAACacaatattaaaatttaaaaaagtACCTGCCATATTGGCATGTACATTTCCTTGTGTAGATTGATCAT is from Rutidosis leptorrhynchoides isolate AG116_Rl617_1_P2 chromosome 10, CSIRO_AGI_Rlap_v1, whole genome shotgun sequence and encodes:
- the LOC139871393 gene encoding uncharacterized protein, with amino-acid sequence MASTFTHLAHLKIPLEDVLKATNNFADDNLIGKGGFGNVYKGRLNHNGKSIKIAPRRLDRCLVSNKLLLEICKLFSSLQVSGQQLLLCNSLVLSWILNSISDELYCGQVFAQSAQTVWEELKETYDKIDGSVTFNLHQKLNSLTQGNSTVSDYYHKLNALWKKFDAFVKLPTCVCEANREFKTHNDLIKLMQFLMGLDESYSSVRSNILLIDPLPSVKTAFAIVSREESHRTSSQTSSYGSVKNQNSAFLVSKTFDNKRRISNGPNPNLKCTKCKRLGHTIERCYEIVGYPPGWVKRNDTKSVVSNNSVPAVNTSDNSSHPFSSEQISQLMSLLHDQSTQGNVHANMAGHPNGTLAKIKKIGNLHLTNNCVLKDVLAIPGYCDLDLRKVVGIGNEVGGLYIFDCDKGIDSNKKDMCYASTSLWHCRLGHPATQDLKLLKNSIGINPNSDNDVCDVCHKTKQSRDPFPLSDHTSSKIGELVHLDVWGPYRVNSYSGFKFLLTIVDDFSRAVWVYLLKTKSDIFDNLLSFVKLIKNQFNVNVKMCRSDNGTKFVNKKMEDFYVENGTVHQTSCAYTPQQNGIVDRKHRHLLNVARSLLFQSNLPLCYWSDCVLTATYIINRLPSSVLHGRSPFEMIYGFKPSLSHMRVFGCLCFASILNNNDKFSSKSEKCVLLGYSNVKKGYKLLSLESNSIIFSRDVKFYETVFPFKLKSKAIDISNDNDHINFFESESSKPNTSQSPNDEEGVITEEDSGSDQNLIDTPEEETEIIDTTDSSESDTNPEGTNTSSDSENNND